One genomic segment of Nocardia spumae includes these proteins:
- a CDS encoding TetR/AcrR family transcriptional regulator translates to MTGTQRRQQLIEIGRGIFAERGYDATSIEEIAQRAQVSKPVVYEHFGGKEGLYAVVVDREMSTLLDMITSSLTQNRSRVRLEQVALALLTYIEERTDGFRILMRDQPAAAADGTYSSLLNEAVNQVAHILAGDFGRRGFDTSLATLYAQALVGMVATAATWWLDERQPTKEVVAAHLVNLCWNGLTHLEADPQLASEWPSGTAG, encoded by the coding sequence ATGACCGGGACCCAGCGGCGGCAGCAGTTGATCGAGATCGGCCGGGGGATCTTCGCCGAGCGCGGCTACGACGCCACCTCCATCGAGGAGATCGCGCAGCGCGCACAGGTGTCCAAACCCGTTGTCTACGAACACTTCGGCGGTAAAGAAGGTCTCTACGCGGTCGTGGTCGACCGGGAGATGTCGACCCTGCTGGACATGATCACCTCGTCGCTGACCCAGAACCGGTCGCGGGTCCGGCTCGAACAGGTCGCGCTCGCGCTGCTGACCTACATCGAGGAGCGGACCGACGGTTTCCGGATCCTCATGCGTGATCAGCCCGCCGCGGCCGCCGACGGCACCTACTCCAGTCTGCTGAACGAGGCGGTCAACCAGGTCGCGCACATCCTGGCCGGTGACTTCGGTCGTCGCGGCTTCGACACCAGCCTCGCCACCCTCTACGCGCAGGCCCTGGTCGGCATGGTCGCGACGGCCGCCACCTGGTGGCTCGACGAACGGCAACCGACCAAGGAAGTGGTCGCCGCGCATCTGGTGAATCTGTGCTGGAACGGGCTCACCCACCTCGAGGCCGACCCCCAGCTCGCCTCCGAATGGCCGAGCGGCACGGCGGGCTGA
- a CDS encoding TetR/AcrR family transcriptional regulator: MARQARAEITRDSVLAGAADVFLRLGYANASLSEIISQSNVTKGALYFHFGSKEELARAVVDQGNERLVNACQGFFDPRVPALEAAIGITYVVADLTMNDPMVGAMLKLTHQIGDYRGASGENITKTWGETHKLLSERAIAQGDLKPELDPETIGLLLQEMTAGVHITAVGTESIDQMAVRMERMWYFLLPSIVPDEKVAYFREFAARRLRRYVP; this comes from the coding sequence ATGGCTAGGCAAGCGCGTGCGGAAATCACTCGCGATTCGGTGCTGGCAGGCGCTGCTGATGTGTTTCTGCGACTCGGCTACGCGAATGCGAGCCTCAGCGAGATCATTTCGCAATCCAACGTCACCAAGGGCGCGCTGTACTTCCACTTCGGTTCCAAGGAAGAGCTCGCTCGCGCGGTGGTCGATCAGGGCAACGAACGGCTCGTCAACGCCTGTCAGGGCTTCTTCGACCCGCGCGTGCCAGCGCTCGAGGCCGCGATCGGCATCACCTACGTCGTCGCCGACCTCACCATGAACGACCCGATGGTCGGCGCCATGCTCAAGCTCACCCACCAGATCGGTGACTACCGCGGGGCCTCCGGGGAGAACATCACCAAAACCTGGGGTGAGACCCACAAACTGCTCTCCGAGCGCGCCATCGCGCAGGGCGACCTGAAACCCGAACTGGACCCCGAGACCATCGGCCTGCTGCTGCAGGAGATGACCGCCGGTGTGCACATCACCGCCGTCGGCACCGAATCCATCGACCAGATGGCGGTCCGGATGGAACGGATGTGGTACTTCCTGCTCCCCTCGATCGTGCCGGACGAGAAGGTGGCCTATTTCCGGGAGTTCGCGGCGCGGAGGCTGCGTCGCTACGTGCCGTAA
- the mfd gene encoding transcription-repair coupling factor, which yields MPSRRPPLAGLAEVAGADAALARVRELIGRSSVQLVAPSAIRPFVAATVAAARPLVVVTATGREADDLTVELSEIIGDRVALFPSWETLPHERLSPSADTVGRRLQVLRRLAHPEDPGHPEPLQVVVTTVRSLVQPMAPGLGDIEPIVLRVGAEFDFDELTTRLVEFAYERADMVGKRGEFAVRGGILDIFPPTADHPVRVEFWGDEISELRAFSVADQRSLTEVEVDLVVAQPCRELLLTEDLRASAAGVAADNPADAALVEMLEKLAQGIPVEGMEALLPVLRPGELQLLTDVVPVESQVLLCDPEKIRTRAADLVRTGQEFLEASWTAASFGGAAPLGAHGLDLASSAYRGLDIVRAGAEARGLPWWTLSPLAADDPAEIVLPVLAAPAARGSEELVATVFASLRAHVGTGGRAVIVVAGHGTAQRIRERLADADVPSAPLEPGAEPVRGLVGVLCGSLHDGIVFDDAKLVVIAESDLTGNRVTAPGEGKKLPARRRNQVDPLALSSGDMVVHDQHGIGRFVEMIERTVGGARREYLVIEYAPSKRGQPGDRLFVPMDSLDQLSRYVGGELPSLSRLGGSDWANTKRKARKAVREIATELVQLYAARQAAPGHAFAPDTPWQQEMEDAFAFTETHDQLTAIAEVKADMERAVPMDRVICGDVGYGKTEIAVRAAFKAVQDGKQVAVLVPTTLLAQQHLQTFAERVAGFPVTVKGLSRFTDPGESREVIDGMATGEVDIVVGTHRLLQTGLRWKELGLVIIDEEQRFGVEHKEHIKALRTHVDVLTMSATPIPRTLEMSLAGIREMSTILTPPEERHPVLTYVGGYNDKQVAAAVRRELLRDGQVFYVHNRVSSIDKAAKRIRDLVPEARVAVAHGQMNEDTLEKTVQGFWEREFDVLVCTTIIETGLDISNANTLIVERADTLGLSQLHQLRGRVGRSRERGYAYFLYPAEKPLTETAYDRLATISQNSDLGAGMAVAMKDLEIRGAGNVLGAEQSGHVAGVGFDLYVRLVGEAVEAYRAAADGRPITTEEEVKEVRIDLPVDAHIPPDYIASDRLRLEAYRKLATAQDDSAVGAVVDELVDRYGPLPVEVGRLVSVATLRLLCREYGIQEVGVTGTTLKVSPMQLPDSKQMRLKRLYPSASYRPTTGIVQLPLPRVEDSVGAARVRDVRLLQFVADLLLTLDGKPKGMLDLAVAAEVPVG from the coding sequence ATGCCGAGCCGTCGTCCACCTCTCGCGGGACTGGCCGAGGTGGCCGGTGCCGATGCCGCGCTCGCCCGGGTTCGGGAGCTGATCGGGCGGTCTTCGGTACAACTCGTCGCGCCCTCGGCGATCCGGCCGTTCGTGGCGGCGACCGTGGCGGCGGCCCGGCCGCTGGTGGTGGTTACCGCGACCGGCCGCGAGGCCGACGATCTGACCGTCGAGCTGAGCGAGATCATCGGCGACCGGGTGGCGCTGTTCCCGTCGTGGGAGACGCTGCCGCACGAGCGACTGTCGCCCAGTGCCGACACCGTGGGCCGGCGGTTGCAGGTGTTACGCCGATTGGCTCATCCGGAGGATCCCGGCCACCCGGAGCCGCTGCAGGTGGTGGTCACCACCGTGCGGTCGCTGGTGCAGCCGATGGCCCCGGGACTGGGTGATATCGAACCCATCGTGCTGCGGGTCGGGGCCGAGTTCGATTTCGACGAATTGACCACGCGCCTGGTCGAATTCGCCTACGAGCGCGCCGACATGGTCGGCAAGCGCGGTGAATTCGCGGTTCGCGGCGGCATTCTCGACATTTTCCCGCCCACCGCCGATCATCCGGTGCGCGTGGAGTTCTGGGGCGACGAGATCAGCGAACTCCGCGCGTTCTCGGTCGCCGACCAGCGTTCGCTCACCGAGGTCGAGGTGGATCTCGTTGTGGCGCAGCCCTGTCGGGAACTTCTGCTCACCGAGGATCTGCGCGCATCCGCCGCCGGGGTGGCCGCCGACAATCCGGCCGATGCGGCGCTGGTCGAAATGCTCGAGAAGCTCGCACAGGGCATTCCGGTCGAGGGGATGGAGGCCCTGCTGCCGGTGCTGCGGCCTGGTGAACTGCAACTGCTCACCGATGTGGTGCCCGTCGAATCGCAGGTGCTGCTGTGTGATCCGGAGAAGATCCGCACTCGCGCCGCGGATCTGGTGCGCACCGGCCAGGAGTTTCTGGAGGCATCGTGGACGGCGGCATCCTTCGGCGGTGCGGCGCCGCTGGGTGCGCACGGTCTGGATCTGGCCTCCTCGGCTTATCGGGGCCTCGATATCGTGCGGGCCGGCGCCGAGGCGCGCGGACTGCCGTGGTGGACGCTGAGTCCGCTGGCCGCCGACGATCCCGCCGAAATCGTGCTCCCGGTCCTCGCCGCTCCCGCCGCGCGTGGTTCCGAGGAGTTGGTCGCGACCGTTTTCGCCTCGCTGCGCGCCCATGTCGGCACCGGTGGCCGGGCGGTCATCGTGGTCGCCGGACACGGTACGGCACAACGTATTCGGGAACGCCTCGCCGATGCCGATGTGCCCTCGGCGCCGCTCGAGCCCGGTGCCGAACCGGTGCGCGGCCTGGTCGGCGTGCTGTGTGGTTCGTTGCACGACGGCATCGTGTTCGACGACGCGAAATTGGTCGTCATCGCCGAATCCGATCTCACCGGTAATCGGGTCACCGCACCGGGCGAGGGGAAGAAGCTGCCCGCGCGGCGGCGTAATCAGGTCGATCCGCTGGCGCTCAGCTCCGGCGATATGGTCGTCCACGATCAGCACGGCATCGGCCGGTTCGTGGAGATGATCGAGCGCACCGTGGGTGGTGCGCGCCGGGAGTATCTGGTCATCGAGTACGCGCCCAGTAAGCGCGGTCAGCCCGGCGACCGGTTGTTCGTGCCGATGGACTCGCTGGATCAGCTGTCGCGCTACGTGGGTGGCGAGTTGCCCAGCCTGTCGAGACTCGGCGGCTCGGACTGGGCGAATACGAAACGCAAGGCGCGCAAGGCGGTTCGTGAGATCGCCACCGAGCTCGTCCAGCTCTACGCCGCGCGGCAGGCCGCACCCGGCCACGCTTTCGCCCCCGACACCCCGTGGCAGCAGGAGATGGAGGACGCGTTCGCGTTCACCGAGACCCACGATCAGCTCACCGCCATCGCCGAGGTGAAGGCCGATATGGAGCGCGCGGTGCCGATGGACCGGGTGATCTGCGGCGACGTCGGCTACGGCAAGACCGAGATCGCGGTGCGGGCCGCCTTCAAGGCCGTCCAGGACGGTAAGCAGGTCGCGGTGCTGGTGCCGACAACGCTACTGGCGCAACAGCATCTGCAGACCTTCGCCGAACGGGTGGCCGGATTTCCGGTCACGGTCAAGGGCCTGTCGCGCTTCACCGATCCGGGGGAGTCGCGCGAGGTGATCGACGGCATGGCCACCGGCGAGGTCGATATCGTGGTCGGAACCCACCGGCTGCTGCAGACCGGTCTGCGCTGGAAGGAACTCGGCCTGGTCATCATCGACGAGGAACAGCGTTTCGGTGTGGAGCACAAGGAACACATCAAGGCGCTGCGCACCCACGTCGACGTGCTGACCATGTCGGCCACCCCGATTCCGCGCACCCTGGAGATGAGCTTGGCCGGCATCCGCGAGATGTCGACCATCCTCACCCCGCCCGAGGAACGCCATCCCGTGCTGACCTACGTCGGCGGCTACAACGACAAGCAGGTCGCCGCCGCGGTGCGCCGCGAACTGCTGCGCGACGGCCAGGTCTTCTACGTGCACAATCGCGTCTCCTCGATCGACAAGGCGGCCAAGCGAATCCGCGATCTGGTACCCGAGGCCCGGGTCGCGGTGGCGCACGGCCAGATGAACGAGGACACCCTGGAGAAGACCGTGCAGGGCTTCTGGGAGCGGGAATTCGACGTCCTGGTCTGCACGACGATCATCGAGACCGGCCTCGACATCTCCAATGCCAACACCCTGATCGTGGAGCGGGCCGACACGCTGGGCCTGTCGCAGCTGCACCAGTTGCGGGGCCGGGTGGGCCGCAGCCGGGAACGCGGTTATGCCTACTTCCTGTATCCCGCCGAGAAGCCGCTCACCGAAACGGCGTACGACCGCCTCGCCACCATCTCGCAGAACTCCGATCTGGGTGCGGGTATGGCGGTCGCGATGAAGGACCTCGAGATCCGCGGCGCCGGAAACGTCCTCGGCGCCGAGCAGTCCGGCCATGTCGCCGGCGTCGGATTCGATCTGTATGTGCGCCTGGTCGGGGAGGCGGTGGAGGCCTATCGCGCCGCGGCCGACGGCCGGCCGATCACCACCGAGGAAGAGGTCAAGGAGGTGCGGATCGATCTGCCGGTGGATGCGCACATCCCGCCGGACTACATCGCCAGTGATCGGCTGCGGCTCGAGGCGTATCGCAAACTGGCTACCGCCCAGGACGATTCGGCGGTCGGGGCGGTCGTGGACGAGCTCGTGGACCGGTACGGTCCGCTACCGGTGGAGGTCGGGCGACTGGTGTCGGTCGCCACACTGCGGCTGCTCTGCCGCGAGTACGGCATCCAGGAGGTCGGTGTCACCGGTACGACCTTGAAGGTGTCGCCGATGCAGCTGCCGGATTCGAAGCAGATGCGGCTCAAGCGGTTGTATCCCAGTGCGAGCTATCGGCCCACCACCGGCATCGTGCAGTTGCCGCTGCCCCGGGTCGAGGACAGCGTGGGCGCGGCCCGCGTGCGGGATGTGCGGCTGCTGCAGTTCGTCGCCGATCTGCTGCTCACCCTGGACGGTAAACCGAAGGGCATGCTCGATCTGGCGGTGGCGGCCGAGGTGCCGGTCGGGTGA
- a CDS encoding MazG family protein: MDRLWRFGGWEVTQTHDSLRPYLLEETYELLDAIQQADAGTIKEELGDLLLQVLFHSRIAEAAGEFTVDDVAAALVAKLVHRSPHLSDTAIDSGADTAAKIAAQEKAWEERKLAEKARRSCLDGIAMAQPALALAEKIRTRSAKAGLPDDLVPDELRVIRLGGVDSAEERVRKAAIDFAARIRAAEDAAELARGERAPLSAGQWREFWSGPRER, translated from the coding sequence ATGGACCGGCTGTGGCGCTTCGGCGGCTGGGAGGTCACGCAGACGCACGACTCACTGCGGCCGTACCTGCTGGAGGAGACCTACGAACTGCTCGATGCCATCCAGCAGGCCGATGCCGGCACGATCAAGGAGGAACTCGGCGATCTGCTGCTGCAGGTGCTGTTCCACTCCCGGATCGCCGAGGCCGCGGGGGAATTCACCGTCGACGACGTGGCCGCGGCCCTGGTCGCCAAACTCGTGCATCGCAGTCCGCACCTGTCGGATACCGCGATCGATTCCGGCGCCGATACCGCCGCCAAGATAGCCGCGCAGGAAAAGGCTTGGGAGGAGCGGAAACTCGCGGAGAAGGCGCGCCGATCCTGCCTCGACGGAATCGCCATGGCGCAGCCCGCGCTCGCGCTGGCCGAGAAGATCCGCACCCGCAGCGCGAAGGCGGGACTCCCGGACGACCTGGTGCCGGACGAGTTGCGGGTGATCCGATTGGGCGGAGTGGACAGCGCCGAGGAACGGGTGCGCAAGGCTGCCATCGATTTCGCGGCCCGGATCCGGGCCGCCGAGGACGCCGCGGAACTCGCTCGCGGTGAGCGGGCGCCGCTCAGCGCCGGGCAGTGGCGTGAATTCTGGTCCGGGCCTCGCGAAAGGTAG
- a CDS encoding MTH1187 family thiamine-binding protein — MIAAFSVTPLGVGADVGRAVAEAVRIVRASGLPNETNAMFTTLEGEWDEVMTVIKQASDAVLAAAPRCSLVIKADIRPGVTGAITAKVDTVERYLAEDS, encoded by the coding sequence ATGATCGCCGCCTTCTCTGTCACCCCGCTCGGCGTCGGCGCCGATGTGGGCCGGGCCGTCGCCGAAGCCGTTCGCATCGTCCGCGCCAGCGGTCTGCCGAACGAGACCAACGCCATGTTCACCACGCTCGAAGGTGAATGGGACGAGGTGATGACCGTCATCAAACAGGCCTCCGATGCGGTGCTCGCCGCGGCACCGCGCTGTAGCCTCGTCATCAAGGCCGATATCCGGCCGGGTGTCACCGGCGCCATCACCGCCAAGGTGGACACCGTCGAGCGGTATCTCGCCGAAGACTCCTGA